A section of the Lentimicrobiaceae bacterium genome encodes:
- a CDS encoding prolyl oligopeptidase family serine peptidase: MKKLSLVLILIVVMFASCNKSPKKDIIVVYPETATVDQVDTYFGIEVADPYRWLENDTSAETEKWVIEQNKVTQEYISQIPFRDKIKNRLEKIWNYPKLGTPFKKANWVFYYKNEGLQNQAVLYVKEGMDGEARVLIDPNTLSEDGTVALGGISISKDGKYMAYQLNKAGSDWSNINVMEVATGEVLPDVIEWVKFSGASWKDDGFFYSRYPKPEEGKEYSNVNEHHKIYYHKIGDTQDKDILIYENPSKPQRTYYAGTTDDERFLIISETESTTGNALYFKDLNNKNSKITQIVKGFEKDYSVIDNIDDKLIIITNQDAPKYKVVLVDTKTPTSNWVDFIPEKNEVLQGIKYAGDKLFAMYMKDATSVIEILDTDAKFLSFLELPTLGSVGSFSGEKDDNTLFYSFTSFTFPSVIYSYDIANNVSTEYFRPDIDVDLSNYETKQVFYTSKDGTKVPMFIVHKKDIKLDGNNPVMLYGYGGFNISLTPSFSISRTIFLENGGVYAMPNLRGGGEYGEEWHMAGTVLNKQNVFDDFISAAEYLIEQKYTNPSKIAISGGSNGGLLVGACMTQRPDLFKVAMPAVGVLDMLRYHKFTIGWAWATDYGTSEDETQFHYLLKYSPLHNINDTTCYPATLITTGDHDDRVVPAHSFKFAATLQANQKCNNPVLIRIETKAGHGAGKPTSKVIDEIADTYAFMFYNLDMDVKVE; this comes from the coding sequence ATGAAAAAATTATCATTAGTCCTCATTTTAATAGTAGTTATGTTTGCAAGTTGCAATAAATCTCCAAAAAAGGATATCATAGTTGTATATCCCGAAACAGCTACAGTTGACCAAGTAGATACTTACTTCGGCATAGAAGTAGCAGACCCGTACCGTTGGTTGGAAAACGACACTTCAGCCGAAACCGAAAAATGGGTCATAGAACAAAACAAAGTTACTCAAGAGTACATAAGCCAAATTCCATTCAGAGATAAAATCAAAAATCGTTTGGAAAAAATATGGAATTATCCGAAATTAGGTACGCCTTTCAAAAAAGCCAATTGGGTTTTTTACTATAAAAACGAAGGCTTACAAAACCAAGCTGTTTTGTATGTTAAAGAAGGTATGGACGGCGAAGCTCGCGTACTCATCGACCCAAATACTCTTTCGGAAGATGGCACCGTAGCCTTAGGCGGTATTAGCATTTCAAAAGACGGTAAGTACATGGCTTACCAACTTAACAAAGCCGGTAGCGACTGGAGCAACATAAACGTAATGGAAGTTGCCACCGGAGAAGTATTGCCCGACGTTATTGAATGGGTAAAATTTAGCGGTGCATCGTGGAAAGACGACGGCTTCTTCTACAGCAGATACCCAAAACCTGAAGAAGGGAAAGAATATTCGAATGTAAATGAACATCATAAAATCTATTATCACAAAATTGGCGATACACAAGATAAGGATATTTTAATTTACGAAAACCCTTCAAAACCACAAAGAACTTACTATGCAGGTACTACCGACGATGAAAGGTTTTTAATTATTTCGGAAACCGAAAGTACCACAGGCAACGCTTTGTATTTTAAAGACTTAAATAATAAAAACAGCAAAATAACTCAGATAGTAAAAGGCTTTGAAAAAGATTATTCGGTTATCGATAATATCGACGATAAACTGATAATTATCACAAATCAAGATGCTCCCAAATACAAAGTTGTATTGGTAGATACAAAAACTCCTACATCAAACTGGGTTGATTTTATTCCTGAGAAAAACGAAGTATTGCAAGGTATAAAATACGCCGGCGACAAACTATTTGCAATGTACATGAAAGACGCTACTTCGGTAATCGAAATTCTTGATACAGACGCTAAGTTTTTATCATTCTTAGAACTTCCTACACTTGGTTCGGTTGGCTCGTTTAGCGGCGAAAAAGATGACAACACCTTGTTCTACAGCTTTACTTCTTTTACTTTCCCATCGGTGATTTATTCTTACGATATAGCAAATAATGTATCAACAGAATATTTCAGACCTGATATCGACGTTGATTTATCGAACTACGAAACAAAACAAGTGTTCTACACAAGCAAAGACGGCACAAAAGTTCCTATGTTTATTGTACACAAAAAAGATATTAAACTTGACGGAAACAATCCCGTTATGTTGTACGGCTACGGCGGTTTCAACATCAGTCTAACACCAAGTTTCAGCATTTCGAGAACAATATTTTTGGAAAATGGCGGTGTTTACGCAATGCCTAATCTTAGAGGCGGTGGCGAATACGGTGAAGAATGGCACATGGCTGGCACTGTTTTGAACAAGCAAAATGTTTTCGACGACTTTATCAGCGCTGCCGAATACTTGATTGAACAAAAATATACCAACCCAAGCAAAATAGCTATTTCAGGCGGTTCAAACGGTGGATTGCTCGTTGGTGCTTGTATGACACAACGCCCCGACTTGTTTAAAGTTGCAATGCCGGCTGTAGGAGTATTAGACATGCTCAGATATCACAAATTTACTATTGGCTGGGCTTGGGCTACCGACTACGGTACAAGCGAAGACGAAACTCAATTCCATTACTTGCTAAAATACTCGCCATTGCACAATATTAACGATACTACTTGCTACCCTGCAACTCTTATCACCACCGGCGACCACGACGATAGAGTTGTTCCGGCACACTCGTTTAAGTTTGCTGCTACACTTCAAGCAAATCAAAAATGCAACAATCCGGTGCTTATTCGTATCGAAACCAAAGCAGGACACGGTGCAGGCAAACCTACTTCAAAAGTTATTGACGAAATTGCAGATACCTACGCATTTATGTTCTACAACCTTGATATGGACGTAAAAGTAGAATAA